A region of Diospyros lotus cultivar Yz01 chromosome 3, ASM1463336v1, whole genome shotgun sequence DNA encodes the following proteins:
- the LOC127796703 gene encoding ABC transporter C family member 10-like isoform X1, which produces MVGLWAVFCGESDCSADTGKPCSSTTDYRLVTQPSSCINHALIIGFDVLLLIVFLFNLISKKLSSKSSCIPRRFHGATRLQIISAIFNGVLGFSYLFLGIWMLLKKIRLSQAVLPIHWWLLALFQGLTWLPLGLTVSLRGKHFQKAPIWILSVLAFLLAGIACGLSLFAAIFIKQVSIKVSLDVLSFLGATLLLLCTYRGFNYKEEDDGILYAPLNAEANGSSKIESSVAITPFSGAGILSILSFWWLNPVMRRGREKPLEEEDIPKLREEDRAKACYSRFMNQFNKKKQLHPSSRPTVLRTIISCHWKEILLSGFFAFLKVITLSAGPLLLNAFIRVAEGHESFKNEGYVLAISLFVAKNIESVAQRQWYFRSRLIGLQVRSLLTAAIYKKQLRLSNAAKMMHAAGEITNYVTVDAYRIGEFPFWFHQTWTTSLQLCFAVIILFHAVGLATIASLVVIILTVLCNTPLAKLQHKFQTKLMVAQDERLKVSSEALVNMKVLKLYAWEGHFKSVIESLRKAEYKWLSAVQLRKAYNGLLFWSSPVLVSAATFGACYFLGVPLYASNVFTFVATLRLVQDPVRSIPDVIGVVIQAQVAFARIVKFLEAPELENANIRQKWTQGTKSQAIVIKSANFSWEKNQSKPTLRNIDLEVLPGEKVAICGEVGSGKSTLLAAILGEVPNTRGTIQVCGNIAYVSQSAWIQTGTIRENILFGSTMDDERYQETLEKCALLKDLELLPYGDLTEIGERGVNVSGGQKQRIQLARALYQDADIYLLDDPFSAVDAHTATSLFNDYLMDALSSKTVLLVTHQVDFLPAFNSVLLMADGAILHAAPYHQLLASSREFQDLVNAHKETAGTERVAEVASSKNHEKSGKEIRKTRTEKKSEAPGGDQLIKREEREVGDRGFKPYIQYLSQNKGFIYFSIAALCHLAFVISQIMQNSWMATNVENPRVGTLKLIAVYLVIGFSSTIFLLFRSLLIVALGMQSSKSLFSQLLTSLFRAPMSFYDSTPLGRILSRVSSDLNIVDLDVPFSFFFTVGATTNAFANLAVLAVVTWQVLFVSIPMVFLVFKLQGYYFASAKELMRINGTTKSLVANHLAESIAGSMTIRAFEEEDRFFKKNLELIDINASPFFHSFAANEWLIQRLEAFSAVVLSSSALCMVLLPPGTFSSGFIGMALSYGLSLNMSLVFSIQFQCTLANYIISVERLNQYMHIPSEAPEVIENNRPPVNWPTVGKVEIQDLQIRYRPGAPMVLRGITCTFEGGHKIGIVGRTGSGKTTLIGALFRLVEPAGGKIVVDGMDISKLGLHDLRMRFGIIPQDPTLFNGTVRYNLDPLSQHSDQEIWEVLGKCQLREAVQEKEEGLDSLVVEDGSNWSMGQRQLFCLGRALLRRSKILVLDEATASIDNATDLILQRTIRTEFADSTVITVAHRIPTVMDCTMVLAISDGKLVEYDEPMKLMKTEGSLFEQLVKEYWSHSQTAESH; this is translated from the exons atggtTGGCCTCTGGGCTGTGTTTTGTGGGGAATCTGATTGTTCAGCTGATACAGGAAAGCCTTGTAGTTCCACCACCGATTACAGGCTAGTGACACAACCTTCTTCTTGCATCAACCATGCCTTGATCATTGGTTTTGATGTATTGCTTCTGATCGTGTTCTTATTCAATCTCATTTCGAAGAAGTTATCGAGTAAATCTTCGTGTATTCCACGGCGCTTCCATGGCGCAACCCGGTTACAGATCATATCCGCCATCTTCAATGGCGTTCTGGGATTTTCATACTTGTTCTTGGGCATCTGGATGCTGTTGAAGAAGATAAGGTTGAGCCAGGCTGTTTTGCCTATCCATTGGTGGCTTCTAGCACTGTTCCAGGGCTTAACATGGCTGCCATTGGGCTTGACTGTGAGCCTGAGGGGCAAACACTTTCAGAAAGCTCCGATCTGGATTTTGTCTGTTCTTGCCTTCTTGTTAGCTGGAATTGCTTGTGGGTTATCCCTCTTTGCTGCCATTTTTATCAAGCAAGTCTCGATAAAGGTATCTCTGGATGTACTGTCTTTCCTAGGAGCAACTCTGTTGTTGCTATGTACTTACAGAGGCTTTAActataaagaagaagatgatgggatTCTTTACGCCCCTTTGAACGCCGAGGCCAATGGCAGCAGCAAAATTGAGTCTTCTGTGGCCATTACTCCATTTTCCGGAGCTGGCATTTTGAGTATATTGTCCTTCTGGTGGCTGAACCCGGTGATGCGGAGGGGCAGAGAGAAACCACTCGAGGAAGAAGACATACCCAAATTGCGGGAGGAAGATCGAGCAAAGGCTTGTTACTCACGATTCATGAACcaatttaataagaaaaagCAGCTCCATCCATCGTCTCGACCAACAGTTTTGCGGACAATAATCTCATGCCATTGGAAGGAGATCCTACTATCTGGGTTCTTCGCTTTCTTAAAGGTCATCACTCTCTCTGCCGGTCCATTGCTTCTCAACGCCTTCATTCGGGTTGCTGAAGGCCACGAAAGCTTCAAAAATGAGGGTTATGTGTTGGCCATTTCACTGTTCGTGGCAAAGAACATAGAGTCCGTGGCACAAAGGCAATGGTACTTTCGAAGCCGGCTTATCGGCCTCCAGGTGAGGTCTTTGCTAACAGCAGCCATATACAAGAAGCAACTGAGACTATCCAATGCTGCTAAGATGATGCACGCAGCTGGAGAGATAACAAACTATGTTACTGTGGATGCCTACCGGATCGGCGAATTTCCCTTCTGGTTTCATCAAACTTGGACGACCAGCCTCCAGCTCTGCTTTGCTGTCATAATCCTATTCCATGCAGTAGGGCTTGCTACAATTGCATCATTGGTGGTCATAATTCTCACTGTTCTCTGCAATACTCCTTTGGCTAAGCTTCAGCATAAGTTCCAGACGAAGCTCATGGTGGCACAAGACGAGCGCCTGAAGGTGAGTTCAGAGGCGCTCGTGAACATGAAGGTGTTGAAACTATATGCTTGGGAAGGCCATTTCAAGAGTGTCATAGAAAGCTTGAGGAAGGCGGAATATAAATGGTTATCAGCAGTTCAGTTGCGGAAAGCATATAATGGCCTTCTCTTCTGGTCGTCCCCTGTGCTGGTCTCGGCTGCTACTTTTGGGGCATGCTACTTTCTCGGTGTGCCTTTGTATGCCAGCAATGTTTTTACATTTGTGGCAACTTTACGCCTTGTGCAGGATCCGGTTAGATCCATCCCTGATGTAATCGGGGTGGTCATTCAAGCACAAGTTGCATTCGCTAGGATCGTGAAGTTCCTCGAGGCACCTGAACTGGAGAATGCAAATATCCGACAAAAATGGACACAAGGCACGAAAAGCCAAGCCATTGTCATCAAATCTGCCAATTTTTCATGGGAAAAGAATCAATCAAAGCCTACCCttagaaatattgatttagaGGTTTTACCTGGTGAGAAGGTGGCTATATGTGGAGAGGTCGGCTCAGGCAAATCAACTCTTCTGGCTGCAATCCTCGGAGAAGTTCCAAATACTCGGGGAACT ATTCAAGTTTGCGGTAATATCGCCTATGTTTCTCAGTCAGCATGGATCCAAACTGGAACTATCCGCGAGAACATTTTATTTGGATCTACAATGGATGATGAGAGATACCAAGAAACATTAGAGAAGTGTGCCTTGTTGAAGGATCTTGAGCTGCTACCTTACGGAGATCTCACTGAAATAGGTGAAAGAGGAGTTAATGTCAGTGGCGGCCAGAAGCAGCGGATCCAACTTGCCCGGGCATTGTATCAGGATGCTGATATATATCTCTTGGATGATCCGTTCAGTGCTGTTGATGCGCATACTGCCACAAGCCTATTTAAT GATTATCTGATGGACGCTCTTTCAAGCAAAACAGTCTTGCTTGTGACACACCAAGTTGATTTTCTTCCTGCATTCAATTCTGTTCTG TTGATGGCAGATGGAGCAATCCTGCATGCTGCTCCTTATCACCAGTTGCTGGCGTCAAGCCGAGAATTTCAGGACCTAGTCAATGCACACAAAGAGACTGCCGGCACTGAAAGGGTTGCCGAGGTAGCTTCTTCAAAGAACCATGAAAAATCTGGCAAAGAGATTAGAAAGACTCGTACTGAGAAGAAATCTGAAGCGCCTGGAGGCGATCAATTGATTAAACGGGAGGAAAGAGAAGTAGGAGACAGAGGTTTTAAGCCTTACATACAGTACCTAAGTCAGAACAAAGGCTTCATATATTTCTCCATTGCCGCTCTCTGCCACCTGGCATTTGTGATCAGCCAGATAATGCAGAACTCTTGGATGGCCACTAATGTCGAGAATCCTCGTGTAGGCACATTAAAATTGATCGCAGTTTACTTGGTGATTGGTTTCAGTTCAACAATATTTTTGCTCTTTAGGTCTCTGCTTATAGTTGCTTTGGGCATGCAATCGTCGAAATCCTTGTTTTCACAGCTATTAACCTCTCTTTTTCGCGCTCCCATGTCATTTTACGACTCCACACCTTTGGGAAGAATACTGAGTCGG GTCTCATCTGATTTGAATATAGTTGATCTTGATGTTCCATTTAGCTTTTTCTTCACCGTTGGGGCTACCACAAATGCCTTTGCTAATCTTGCAGTGTTAGCAGTTGTCACCTGGCAAGTCCTGTTTGTCTCCATACCAAtggtttttttggtttttaaacTGCAG GGATACTACTTTGCATCTGCAAAGGAACTGATGCGGATTAATGGCACGACCAAGTCGCTGGTAGCAAACCATCTTGCAGAATCCATAGCAGGATCCATGACAATTCGAGCTTTCGAGGAGGAGGATcggtttttcaaaaagaatCTTGAGCTCATCGACATAAATGCCAGTCCATTCTTCCACAGCTTTGCAGCAAACGAGTGGCTGATCCAGCGGCTTGAAGCATTTAGTGCGGTCGTTCTCTCCTCGTCGGCCCTCTGCATGGTTTTGCTTCCCCCCGGAACATTCAGTTCTG GATTCATTGGAATGGCTTTGTCTTATGGCCTGTCATTGAATATGTCCCTAGTTTTTTCAATTCAATTCCAGTGCACTCTAGCAAACTACATTATATCTGTAGAAAGGCTCAACCAGTACATGCACATACCGAGCGAAGCTCCTGAAGTGATAGAAAACAACCGTCCACCAGTCAACTGGCCAACTGTAGGCAAAGTGGAGATTCAAGATTTACAG ATCAGATACAGGCCCGGTGCACCTATGGTTCTTCGAGGCATAACTTGCACGTTTGAAGGAGGGCACAAGATTGGCATTGTTGGAAGAACTGGCAGTGGGAAGACGACTCTGATAGGGGCTCTGTTTAGGCTGGTTGAGCCAGCAGGAGGCAAGATTGTAGTCGATGGAATGGACATATCCAAGCTTGGACTACACGATTTGAGGATGCGATTTGGGATTATACCTCAAGATCCTACTCTGTTCAATGGAACAGTGAGATACAATTTGGACCCGTTATCTCAGCATAGTGATCAAGAAATATGGGAG GTTCTTGGGAAGTGTCAACTTAGAGAGGCTGTTCAGGAAAAAGAAGAGGGCCTAGACTCTCTGG TTGTGGAAGATGGTTCAAATTGGAGCATGGGGCAGAGGCAATTGTTCTGTTTGGGGCGTGCCCTTTTGAGGAGAAGCAAGATTCTGGTTCTCGACGAAGCGACAGCATCGATTGACAATGCGACAGACCTGATTTTACAGAGAACCATCAGGACAGAGTTTGCTGATAGCACTGTGATCACAGTGGCTCACAGAATACCCACTGTGATGGATTGCACAATGGTTTTAGCCATCAGCGATG
- the LOC127796703 gene encoding ABC transporter C family member 10-like isoform X2, with product MVGLWAVFCGESDCSADTGKPCSSTTDYRLVTQPSSCINHALIIGFDVLLLIVFLFNLISKKLSSKSSCIPRRFHGATRLQIISAIFNGVLGFSYLFLGIWMLLKKIRLSQAVLPIHWWLLALFQGLTWLPLGLTVSLRGKHFQKAPIWILSVLAFLLAGIACGLSLFAAIFIKQVSIKVSLDVLSFLGATLLLLCTYRGFNYKEEDDGILYAPLNAEANGSSKIESSVAITPFSGAGILSILSFWWLNPVMRRGREKPLEEEDIPKLREEDRAKACYSRFMNQFNKKKQLHPSSRPTVLRTIISCHWKEILLSGFFAFLKVITLSAGPLLLNAFIRVAEGHESFKNEGYVLAISLFVAKNIESVAQRQWYFRSRLIGLQVRSLLTAAIYKKQLRLSNAAKMMHAAGEITNYVTVDAYRIGEFPFWFHQTWTTSLQLCFAVIILFHAVGLATIASLVVIILTVLCNTPLAKLQHKFQTKLMVAQDERLKVSSEALVNMKVLKLYAWEGHFKSVIESLRKAEYKWLSAVQLRKAYNGLLFWSSPVLVSAATFGACYFLGVPLYASNVFTFVATLRLVQDPVRSIPDVIGVVIQAQVAFARIVKFLEAPELENANIRQKWTQGTKSQAIVIKSANFSWEKNQSKPTLRNIDLEVLPGEKVAICGEVGSGKSTLLAAILGEVPNTRGTIQVCGNIAYVSQSAWIQTGTIRENILFGSTMDDERYQETLEKCALLKDLELLPYGDLTEIGERGVNVSGGQKQRIQLARALYQDADIYLLDDPFSAVDAHTATSLFNDYLMDALSSKTVLLVTHQVDFLPAFNSVLLMADGAILHAAPYHQLLASSREFQDLVNAHKETAGTERVAEVASSKNHEKSGKEIRKTRTEKKSEAPGGDQLIKREEREVGDRGFKPYIQYLSQNKGFIYFSIAALCHLAFVISQIMQNSWMATNVENPRVGTLKLIAVYLVIGFSSTIFLLFRSLLIVALGMQSSKSLFSQLLTSLFRAPMSFYDSTPLGRILSRVSSDLNIVDLDVPFSFFFTVGATTNAFANLAVLAVVTWQVLFVSIPMVFLVFKLQGYYFASAKELMRINGTTKSLVANHLAESIAGSMTIRAFEEEDRFFKKNLELIDINASPFFHSFAANEWLIQRLEAFSAVVLSSSALCMVLLPPGTFSSGFIGMALSYGLSLNMSLVFSIQFQCTLANYIISVERLNQYMHIPSEAPEVIENNRPPVNWPTVGKVEIQDLQIRYRPGAPMVLRGITCTFEGGHKIGIVGRTGSGKTTLIGALFRLVEPAGGKIVVDGMDISKLGLHDLRMRFGIIPQDPTLFNGTVRYNLDPLSQHSDQEIWELWKMVQIGAWGRGNCSVWGVPF from the exons atggtTGGCCTCTGGGCTGTGTTTTGTGGGGAATCTGATTGTTCAGCTGATACAGGAAAGCCTTGTAGTTCCACCACCGATTACAGGCTAGTGACACAACCTTCTTCTTGCATCAACCATGCCTTGATCATTGGTTTTGATGTATTGCTTCTGATCGTGTTCTTATTCAATCTCATTTCGAAGAAGTTATCGAGTAAATCTTCGTGTATTCCACGGCGCTTCCATGGCGCAACCCGGTTACAGATCATATCCGCCATCTTCAATGGCGTTCTGGGATTTTCATACTTGTTCTTGGGCATCTGGATGCTGTTGAAGAAGATAAGGTTGAGCCAGGCTGTTTTGCCTATCCATTGGTGGCTTCTAGCACTGTTCCAGGGCTTAACATGGCTGCCATTGGGCTTGACTGTGAGCCTGAGGGGCAAACACTTTCAGAAAGCTCCGATCTGGATTTTGTCTGTTCTTGCCTTCTTGTTAGCTGGAATTGCTTGTGGGTTATCCCTCTTTGCTGCCATTTTTATCAAGCAAGTCTCGATAAAGGTATCTCTGGATGTACTGTCTTTCCTAGGAGCAACTCTGTTGTTGCTATGTACTTACAGAGGCTTTAActataaagaagaagatgatgggatTCTTTACGCCCCTTTGAACGCCGAGGCCAATGGCAGCAGCAAAATTGAGTCTTCTGTGGCCATTACTCCATTTTCCGGAGCTGGCATTTTGAGTATATTGTCCTTCTGGTGGCTGAACCCGGTGATGCGGAGGGGCAGAGAGAAACCACTCGAGGAAGAAGACATACCCAAATTGCGGGAGGAAGATCGAGCAAAGGCTTGTTACTCACGATTCATGAACcaatttaataagaaaaagCAGCTCCATCCATCGTCTCGACCAACAGTTTTGCGGACAATAATCTCATGCCATTGGAAGGAGATCCTACTATCTGGGTTCTTCGCTTTCTTAAAGGTCATCACTCTCTCTGCCGGTCCATTGCTTCTCAACGCCTTCATTCGGGTTGCTGAAGGCCACGAAAGCTTCAAAAATGAGGGTTATGTGTTGGCCATTTCACTGTTCGTGGCAAAGAACATAGAGTCCGTGGCACAAAGGCAATGGTACTTTCGAAGCCGGCTTATCGGCCTCCAGGTGAGGTCTTTGCTAACAGCAGCCATATACAAGAAGCAACTGAGACTATCCAATGCTGCTAAGATGATGCACGCAGCTGGAGAGATAACAAACTATGTTACTGTGGATGCCTACCGGATCGGCGAATTTCCCTTCTGGTTTCATCAAACTTGGACGACCAGCCTCCAGCTCTGCTTTGCTGTCATAATCCTATTCCATGCAGTAGGGCTTGCTACAATTGCATCATTGGTGGTCATAATTCTCACTGTTCTCTGCAATACTCCTTTGGCTAAGCTTCAGCATAAGTTCCAGACGAAGCTCATGGTGGCACAAGACGAGCGCCTGAAGGTGAGTTCAGAGGCGCTCGTGAACATGAAGGTGTTGAAACTATATGCTTGGGAAGGCCATTTCAAGAGTGTCATAGAAAGCTTGAGGAAGGCGGAATATAAATGGTTATCAGCAGTTCAGTTGCGGAAAGCATATAATGGCCTTCTCTTCTGGTCGTCCCCTGTGCTGGTCTCGGCTGCTACTTTTGGGGCATGCTACTTTCTCGGTGTGCCTTTGTATGCCAGCAATGTTTTTACATTTGTGGCAACTTTACGCCTTGTGCAGGATCCGGTTAGATCCATCCCTGATGTAATCGGGGTGGTCATTCAAGCACAAGTTGCATTCGCTAGGATCGTGAAGTTCCTCGAGGCACCTGAACTGGAGAATGCAAATATCCGACAAAAATGGACACAAGGCACGAAAAGCCAAGCCATTGTCATCAAATCTGCCAATTTTTCATGGGAAAAGAATCAATCAAAGCCTACCCttagaaatattgatttagaGGTTTTACCTGGTGAGAAGGTGGCTATATGTGGAGAGGTCGGCTCAGGCAAATCAACTCTTCTGGCTGCAATCCTCGGAGAAGTTCCAAATACTCGGGGAACT ATTCAAGTTTGCGGTAATATCGCCTATGTTTCTCAGTCAGCATGGATCCAAACTGGAACTATCCGCGAGAACATTTTATTTGGATCTACAATGGATGATGAGAGATACCAAGAAACATTAGAGAAGTGTGCCTTGTTGAAGGATCTTGAGCTGCTACCTTACGGAGATCTCACTGAAATAGGTGAAAGAGGAGTTAATGTCAGTGGCGGCCAGAAGCAGCGGATCCAACTTGCCCGGGCATTGTATCAGGATGCTGATATATATCTCTTGGATGATCCGTTCAGTGCTGTTGATGCGCATACTGCCACAAGCCTATTTAAT GATTATCTGATGGACGCTCTTTCAAGCAAAACAGTCTTGCTTGTGACACACCAAGTTGATTTTCTTCCTGCATTCAATTCTGTTCTG TTGATGGCAGATGGAGCAATCCTGCATGCTGCTCCTTATCACCAGTTGCTGGCGTCAAGCCGAGAATTTCAGGACCTAGTCAATGCACACAAAGAGACTGCCGGCACTGAAAGGGTTGCCGAGGTAGCTTCTTCAAAGAACCATGAAAAATCTGGCAAAGAGATTAGAAAGACTCGTACTGAGAAGAAATCTGAAGCGCCTGGAGGCGATCAATTGATTAAACGGGAGGAAAGAGAAGTAGGAGACAGAGGTTTTAAGCCTTACATACAGTACCTAAGTCAGAACAAAGGCTTCATATATTTCTCCATTGCCGCTCTCTGCCACCTGGCATTTGTGATCAGCCAGATAATGCAGAACTCTTGGATGGCCACTAATGTCGAGAATCCTCGTGTAGGCACATTAAAATTGATCGCAGTTTACTTGGTGATTGGTTTCAGTTCAACAATATTTTTGCTCTTTAGGTCTCTGCTTATAGTTGCTTTGGGCATGCAATCGTCGAAATCCTTGTTTTCACAGCTATTAACCTCTCTTTTTCGCGCTCCCATGTCATTTTACGACTCCACACCTTTGGGAAGAATACTGAGTCGG GTCTCATCTGATTTGAATATAGTTGATCTTGATGTTCCATTTAGCTTTTTCTTCACCGTTGGGGCTACCACAAATGCCTTTGCTAATCTTGCAGTGTTAGCAGTTGTCACCTGGCAAGTCCTGTTTGTCTCCATACCAAtggtttttttggtttttaaacTGCAG GGATACTACTTTGCATCTGCAAAGGAACTGATGCGGATTAATGGCACGACCAAGTCGCTGGTAGCAAACCATCTTGCAGAATCCATAGCAGGATCCATGACAATTCGAGCTTTCGAGGAGGAGGATcggtttttcaaaaagaatCTTGAGCTCATCGACATAAATGCCAGTCCATTCTTCCACAGCTTTGCAGCAAACGAGTGGCTGATCCAGCGGCTTGAAGCATTTAGTGCGGTCGTTCTCTCCTCGTCGGCCCTCTGCATGGTTTTGCTTCCCCCCGGAACATTCAGTTCTG GATTCATTGGAATGGCTTTGTCTTATGGCCTGTCATTGAATATGTCCCTAGTTTTTTCAATTCAATTCCAGTGCACTCTAGCAAACTACATTATATCTGTAGAAAGGCTCAACCAGTACATGCACATACCGAGCGAAGCTCCTGAAGTGATAGAAAACAACCGTCCACCAGTCAACTGGCCAACTGTAGGCAAAGTGGAGATTCAAGATTTACAG ATCAGATACAGGCCCGGTGCACCTATGGTTCTTCGAGGCATAACTTGCACGTTTGAAGGAGGGCACAAGATTGGCATTGTTGGAAGAACTGGCAGTGGGAAGACGACTCTGATAGGGGCTCTGTTTAGGCTGGTTGAGCCAGCAGGAGGCAAGATTGTAGTCGATGGAATGGACATATCCAAGCTTGGACTACACGATTTGAGGATGCGATTTGGGATTATACCTCAAGATCCTACTCTGTTCAATGGAACAGTGAGATACAATTTGGACCCGTTATCTCAGCATAGTGATCAAGAAATATGGGAG TTGTGGAAGATGGTTCAAATTGGAGCATGGGGCAGAGGCAATTGTTCTGTTTGGGGCGTGCCCTTTTGA